TAGATGACATTGCTGAGGATGACCCTGAGCTGGTGGACTCAATTTGTGAGAACACCAAGCGCTATGCCAGGCTCTTTGCTGATGCTGTTCAAGAGCTGCTGCCTCAATAcaaggagagggaggtgagaaaaaTGCAGGGCACACAACTTAGGTTTGTGTCGAAAAACTTCCTGGGTACTAATGCTGTCCAAGCTGACCCAAAGGGGTCAGTGGTTTCTACCTGGCACTCTTAACGTTCTCTCCTTTCACCATTCTGCCACtcacttttcctgttttccttccttttcttttaggtAGTAAATAAAGATGTCCTGGATGTTTACATTGAGCACCGGCTAATGATGGAGCAGCGGAGCCGTGACCCGGGGGCAGCCCGAAGCCCTCAAAACCAGTACCCTCCTGAGCTCATGCGCAGATTGTGAGTGGCCACGGTGGGGACATGCGCAGGGTTCAGGTCCCCAGACTCTTGATAATGACCACTTTCTCCCTTAGTGAGCTGTATTTTCAAGGCCCCAGCAGTAACAAGCCTCGTGTGATCCGGGAAGTACGGGCTGACTCTGTGGGGAAACTAGTAACAGTGCGTGGAATTGTCACTCGTGTCTCTGAAGTCAAACCAAGGATGGTGGTGGCCACTTACACTTGCGACCAGTGCGGGGCGGAAACCTACCAGCCGGTATGTATGAAGCAGAGAACGGGAACACTTAACTCTGTGAGAATGAATTTTGTCTGCTGATGTTTATCTGATGTCTTTTCTGTTTACTGTAAAACACGCCTGTGTGGTCACTTTTCGGTATGGAGTGGTCTTTCCATCCAGTCTGTTTTCTTTGTGTCTGTCAATGTCTATCTAGTATGGCTTAAGACATTCTCGAAAGTGCCATGGTCTCTGCTGAAGGAGAGACGTGATTCCAGTGACTGAGGGGCTCCTTTCCTTATGACTTCTTTGGTGCTTCCTTTTTCACTCTAGATCCAATCTCCTACTTTCATGCCTCTGATCATGTGCCCGAGTCAGGAGTGCCAGACCAACCGCTCAGGAGGCCGACTGTACCTCCAGACTCGTGGCTCCAAATTCATCAAATTCCAGGAGATGAAGATGCAGGAACATGTGAGTTTGGGGTATGAGGTCCAGGGCCCAGGGAAGTTGGAGGTGGGGAGTTCACTCAACTTCAGTAGTCACTCGTGAAATAGAGGGAAGAAAGTAGAACAGAGAGGAGCTGAGGCAGAGAAGTTGCAGAGAGTAGGAGGCAGGCTTCTCTGGAACTTTCTGACTGAGCTGGGATATGGTAAAGGAGAGCTCAGGTTCCCTCTGTCGGTTTATATGGGGCCAAGTAGGCCAGGGAGTGGCAGAGTGGTGTGCGCGGGAGGGGAGGTTGTTAGCCCTCCGGCCTCAAGCGCCCTTCTCCCCCAGAGCGACCAAGTGCCAGTGGGAAACATCCCTCGCAGCATCACGGTGCTGGTAGAAGGAGAGAACACAAGGATCGCCCAGCCTGGGGACCATGTCAGCGTTACCGGCATCTTCCTGCCGATCCTGCGCGCTGGGTTCCGACAGATGGTCCAGGTGAGAAAGGGAGTTTAAGAGGAGGAGCAAGTGGTGATCCCTTCTTCCTCATCCCTCCCTTTTATGGGCCCTGCAGAAAAGTGTCAATAGCAGAACAGAACCAAAGGGTTTGTCAGGAACTCCAGAGGGAATCGTGTGGGTGGGCAGGTAGAGAACTTCATTCACGCCCTGGTGGTTTCCTGCCCAAGGGTTTACTCTCAGAAACTTACCTGGAAGCCCATCGGattgtgaaaatgagtaagaGTGAGGAGGATGAGTCTGCGGCCGGAGAGCTGAGCAGGGAGGAGCTGAGGCAAATCGCAGGTGAGGGGTCGGCGGGAAGATAAATGTGAGTTTATCCCAAGCACTTCTTTCCCCTGGAAAATACTCTTGAGTCTTTGCTTTCCCACAGAGGAGGATTTCTATGAAAAGTTGGCGGCCTCCATCGCCCCAGAGATATACGGGCACGAAGATGTGAAGAAGGCATTGCTGCTCCTGCTGGTGGGAGGGGTGGACCAGTCTCCTCGAGGCATGAAAATCAGGGGTGAGTGGAGGCATCGGGGAAGAAAGGATGCTGGATCAGGGTCCCATCGGTCACAGAATAAAAGCCGGCATCTTGATTTCATGGGCACAGGGTGGGATTAGACACAGGGCAGGCAGACCTCAATAGTCCTTTTCTCTGTGTGCAGACAACTTGCATCGAAGGAACAGTCACTCAGgggcttccttcccttcctccaggcAACATCAACATCTGCCTGATGGGGGACCCTGGTGTGGCCAAGTCTCAGCTCCTGTCTTACATTGACCGCCTGGCTCCCCGCAGTGAGTATCAGATCCTGGGAGAGGCAACCTGAGGACAGGGAGGACCGCCAGGCGTCCGTTGTGGGAGGGTCAGGGACTGAAGATGGGTGTTGATGTTGTCACCCCCAGACCTGCCACAGCCTCAGGATGGCCCGGCTAGGTCCGTAGAGCAGTTCAGCACAGGCCTCGCCTCACCGGCCCCGTTCCCTCTGCCCTGCTGTGGCTCCCTCGTTCTCTCTCTTCCTAAACACCCCTGTGCGTGTCTACCTTCCTGAACCTTCTATGCAGGCCAGTACACTACAGGCCGTGGCTCCTCCGGGGTGGGCCTCACGGCAGCTGTGCTGAGAGACTCTGTGAGTGGCGAGCTGACCTTGGAGGGCGGGGCCCTGGTGCTAGCCGACCAGGGAGTGTGCTGCATTGACGAGTTTGACAAGATGGCAGAGGCCGACCGCACGGCCATCCATGAGGTCATGGAGCAGCAGACCATCTCCATCGCCAAGGCGGGCATTCTCACGACGCTCAATGCCCGCTGCTCCATCCTGGCTGCCGCCAACCCTGCCTACGGCCGCTACAACCCTCGCCGCAGCCTGGAGCAAAATATACAGCTTCCTGCAGCATTGCTTTCCCGATTTGACCTCCTCTGGCTGATCCAGGACCGGCCCGACCGAGACAATGACCTGAGGTGACTGCAGCTCTGCACGCGGGGAGACACCCCCTGTAGCCCTCTCTGTGCGGGGAGGAGAGACTGGGAAACCCCTCACTGTCTCCTTAGGGAAACGCCAGAACCTTCCCCTTAAACGCAGGGCTCGCTCCACAGTTCTCAGAAGGGGTCAGGGCTGAAGTGCCGATGATCCTTGATGACCCGGCTGTGGGGTGGAGCGCTGAGGGGGCACGAGATCCAGCGCTCCTGTTGCctacctcccccctcccccccaggtTGGCCCAGCACATCACCTACGTGCACCAGCACAGCCGGCAGCCCCCCGCCCAGTTTGAGCCTTTGGACATGAAACTGATGAGGTAGGACAGCCAGACAGGGCTGTACACTCCCCTGGGCGCCACGGGAGGCAGTGTCCTGCCCTCTGTGCTTCTCTTAAAAAGCTTTcatccctcccccctcctctggTGTCCTGGGTCTGGGAACAGGGAGTCTTGGTTTCCCCGGGCTGGCTGTAGGAAACCACAGCGGAGAAACCTGCCTTCACACACCTCCACCTGCCTGTCTGAGGGTTATTAACAGGTGCAGATTTTGGCAAAGCTGGCTTCTGCTGCATGGGTATCTGACagcattgccttctctgaggagGCTGTCCAAGGACTCCTAGGGATTCCTACTGCTGTTTTTCCCTTTTAGCTGTTCTCATGAATTAACAAAACCCATCTCTTACAGACAGGTGGATTTGTCTCAATTGTGCAAAGGctgttttccttttaagaaaaaagttgGGGATAACTTGAAATGCTGCATTTGGAGAAATCCATCAGTAATACTTAAGCTTAATCATCCACCAATTGTTGTTTCCTACTTTAAAAAGTGTCCTCCCTTCCAGTTTTTTTTACTCCAGTTTTCCAACTCAATGCAGAATAAACACACTCTCCACCTCTCCTGCCTTCCCACAGGCGGTACATAGCTATGTGCCGGGAGAAGCAGCCCACGGTGCCAGAGTCTCTGGCCGACTACATCACGGCGGCGTATGTGGAGATGAGGCGAGAGGCTTGGGCCAGTAAGGACGCCACCTACACTTCGGCCCGGACTCTGCTGGCTATCCTGCGACTGTCCACCGCTCTGGTGAGTGCCAGTCTGTGTGCTGGAGGATCGTCCGTTTGGGCTCTGCTGGGGCCTGCCCTCCTGTCCTTGCGCTGCCGCCTGCCTCCTGCTCAGGCCCTGCCGGGGCTAAA
The sequence above is drawn from the Cervus canadensis isolate Bull #8, Minnesota chromosome 32, ASM1932006v1, whole genome shotgun sequence genome and encodes:
- the MCM7 gene encoding DNA replication licensing factor MCM7 isoform X2; the protein is MYVDLDDIAEDDPELVDSICENTKRYARLFADAVQELLPQYKEREVVNKDVLDVYIEHRLMMEQRSRDPGAARSPQNQYPPELMRRFELYFQGPSSNKPRVIREVRADSVGKLVTVRGIVTRVSEVKPRMVVATYTCDQCGAETYQPIQSPTFMPLIMCPSQECQTNRSGGRLYLQTRGSKFIKFQEMKMQEHSDQVPVGNIPRSITVLVEGENTRIAQPGDHVSVTGIFLPILRAGFRQMVQGLLSETYLEAHRIVKMSKSEEDESAAGELSREELRQIAEEDFYEKLAASIAPEIYGHEDVKKALLLLLVGGVDQSPRGMKIRGNINICLMGDPGVAKSQLLSYIDRLAPRSQYTTGRGSSGVGLTAAVLRDSVSGELTLEGGALVLADQGVCCIDEFDKMAEADRTAIHEVMEQQTISIAKAGILTTLNARCSILAAANPAYGRYNPRRSLEQNIQLPAALLSRFDLLWLIQDRPDRDNDLRLAQHITYVHQHSRQPPAQFEPLDMKLMRRYIAMCREKQPTVPESLADYITAAYVEMRREAWASKDATYTSARTLLAILRLSTALARLRMVDTVEKEDVNEAIRLMEMSKDSLLGDKGQTARTQRPADVIFATVRELVSEGQSVRFSEAEQRCISRGFTPAQFQAALDEYEELNVWQVNTARTRITFV
- the MCM7 gene encoding DNA replication licensing factor MCM7 isoform X1, encoding MALKDYVLEKEKVKKFLQEFYQDEESGKKQFKYGNQLVRLAHREQVAMYVDLDDIAEDDPELVDSICENTKRYARLFADAVQELLPQYKEREVVNKDVLDVYIEHRLMMEQRSRDPGAARSPQNQYPPELMRRFELYFQGPSSNKPRVIREVRADSVGKLVTVRGIVTRVSEVKPRMVVATYTCDQCGAETYQPIQSPTFMPLIMCPSQECQTNRSGGRLYLQTRGSKFIKFQEMKMQEHSDQVPVGNIPRSITVLVEGENTRIAQPGDHVSVTGIFLPILRAGFRQMVQGLLSETYLEAHRIVKMSKSEEDESAAGELSREELRQIAEEDFYEKLAASIAPEIYGHEDVKKALLLLLVGGVDQSPRGMKIRGNINICLMGDPGVAKSQLLSYIDRLAPRSQYTTGRGSSGVGLTAAVLRDSVSGELTLEGGALVLADQGVCCIDEFDKMAEADRTAIHEVMEQQTISIAKAGILTTLNARCSILAAANPAYGRYNPRRSLEQNIQLPAALLSRFDLLWLIQDRPDRDNDLRLAQHITYVHQHSRQPPAQFEPLDMKLMRRYIAMCREKQPTVPESLADYITAAYVEMRREAWASKDATYTSARTLLAILRLSTALARLRMVDTVEKEDVNEAIRLMEMSKDSLLGDKGQTARTQRPADVIFATVRELVSEGQSVRFSEAEQRCISRGFTPAQFQAALDEYEELNVWQVNTARTRITFV